Genomic segment of Vanacampus margaritifer isolate UIUO_Vmar chromosome 13, RoL_Vmar_1.0, whole genome shotgun sequence:
CATCTCGCTGGACGCCGCCGCTGAGATCTAAACGTGATGTCTATTTTGGTCAGATGAATGTGGCCAGACTGTTAAAAATGCTGTGAATCTCCAAGTAGGCCATTCTAATTTCAGTCTCCTAATAGACTGCAATGCCTTTATTTATGACCAAATCATATCGCAGCCTCTTGGAAGCTGTAATGAGTACTTTTCTCttcctctttattttatttatttatttatttattttcgtgCCAAAGATACTTCTCAGGTGTGTAAATCGGACCAACGACCTTCGACCTTACCTGTCGGTCCTGTCGTCACGGTGATGGGCAGTTTGCAGACCCCAACTCCCAATAGCACAGGTAAAACTGcctatttttttgcatgtgaaGAAGTTACATTGCTTTTgggcttgttaaaaaatatatatatatattttttttaaatattgattcaattgaatttttttttttactcgggtcgattttttaaaaaaattattattatttgattttgattttttttttttccccatatttgAAAATGCATCCTCACTGATGTGGGCTGCACTAACATGCTAACTTACGTTGCTCTATGCTCACGGTTACCTCGCCCTTGTGTTCAGGGAGTGGCCCATCAGGCCCCAACAGCGGCGTCACCTCCCCATCACTCATGCCCCTCCCCTCGCATTCAGTGCCGGACTTCTCATATTCCTCCAGCGAGGATGAGTTCTACGACGCGGACGAGTTCTACCAGAGCACCACTTCCCCCAAACATTGCATGAAGTGAGTGGCTGCTACCGATTCGGGTCACGGCAAAGTCCCACACTTCAGTCAACAGCCTCCTGACAGTCCTCCCAATGTTACCGTCCCGATGCTCTCAGTCCCTCAGGACCCCCGGCTGCCTCGTCCCTTAATAATGACGAAGACACAACGTTGAAGAGACCAGACACAACAGAATCGCTCAACTCGACCATGTCAAACGGCACCACAGAACCAGGTAAACAGCCAACAATCCGTTTTGAGTTTCTTATTTTTAGACGTGACTTTTACAGAGCGTGTCGCGCTTTAGATCCGTTTGACAGCCACGACGACCGTGACGATGACGGCGAGGGCGAGTCGGTGGAAGAGCACAAAAGCGTCATCATGCATCTGCTCTCGCAAGTCCGTCTGGGAATGGATCTCACCAAGGTAACGGCGCCGGTTCCTCTCGGTGCCAATCTGTGCCGTGTGCTTTTTAACTCGCCACTAACATCAGTGGGCTGTTCTGGATTTGGTTCTGAGTTGCAGTTTGTTTCAATCCTAATCTCCAGGTGGTCCTGCCTACCTTCATCCTAGAAAGGAGATCTTTGTTAGAAATGTATGCTGACTTCTTTGCACATCCAGACTTATTTGTAAGGTAACTGTCATTTAACACTCCCATGTGCTCTGTAGATACTCTCCTCCAAACACTACAGTGCCGTTTAATTCAGTTCAGTGAGCAATTTAGGTTTTGCAGAAATGCGGGCTGTCCTAAAATATTCGacatattttcttacattttaaaGAGATGCATTTTCACCATTGAAAACAGTTAAGTGACGTTTTATTGAAATAACCCAAagatcaaaaaaaaatgattttaaattgtattcaccttttttttccctttcttgtTGAAATCTATATCCGTTTGAAGGAGTTGTTGGAATgttgataaataaatactgttcaACATGAAGCCTATTTAATAGAGTTTGTCGAGGACATCACTCACATATTCGTATTTCAAATGATGTCAATTCTTTCTGGGACACTGTAAAAATTCCACTAACATTAggattaaaattaaacatttaaaactaatattttagGACAAGTATgcactttttaaagcaaaaagaaagacaatttaaaaaaaaaaaaaaagaagacattattaatgttcgataccactttttcagGCTGATAGCAGTACGAGTACTCACCGATGTCGTTAATATTTGCGAACTTGTGATAAAGGGCCATATAAATAAttgtgacttgacttgactctgACCAATACCAAGTATTAATACCACTCgtaatttttatataaaatgacaattttaaagaaaaacctatacatcccaatatagcatttaccTTAAGATTGCAGgaaaataatggcaattttatattgttctcatttctagttcctggttgtaaaatggccacaagggGGCGGCCTATACTGATATCGGACgtggcgagtactgataccttgaaatatggCCGGTATCAGCTTGATGCAGATACCTAGTATCAGCACTCGCTCATTCCCACCCCCAAAAAGACTTACTTACTTTAACAAGGAACAAGACTCATGTCATTCTCATTGGTTGAACTACACCTAACACTAAACAGGAGTAGACTAGCAACAACATCAATTGTGCCAACTGAGCTGAATTTAACTGAACTGAACTCCTCTTGTCGTCAAAGTGATTTTATGTGCAGCCAATGTGACGCAATCCTTTCATTTCCCCCAGTATCGCAGAGCAGCCGGACCCTCGCGAGCGCATGGTTCATGTTGTCAAATGGTACCTCTCCGCCTTCCACGCGGGAAGGAAAAGCTCGGTGGCCAAGAAGCCTTACAACCCCATCCTGGGAGAGGTCTTCTTCTGTCACTGGGATCTGCCTTGCAAGACGGAGGAGCCCTCCACGCACGTGGTgagtgacaccccccccccccccccctctcgaCCTGAGCCCGGCATGCATTCAATATCATGCGCAATTTTCTGTTTCCAGTCATCCACTCCTGCTCCTGTGCAGGATACACTATCAGATGATCCGGTTCCATGGTCTTCACCCAACAATGTGTCTTTTGTGGCAGAGCAGGTCTCGCATCACCCACCCAGTGAGTGATAGATAGTCTTagtccattttcttttgttttatttgatttatttatgctagaatAAAGGTATCGTTTCTAGACTAAAaaatggttgttgttttttttaattcactttttaaaatattactttCTTCTCTTGGTAAATTATCATTATATTACAACTTTATCTAAACTTTATAtcatattatgactttatttaaaaacatttttaaaaaaactttagtTTTAATTCTCCTAAGATTATAACTTTACCTTGGTAAAATACATCTTTGTTCTCAGTGATTGCAACATTTTTCAGGGTAAAAAAAACCCTTTAGTTTcaacattaactttttttttcctctgttgcAAGACCAAAGTCAAAGAAAATGGTTAGATTCTTCTTAATTTTCAGTGTGCTACTTGTTGACATCTTAAACTtgcacaaattatttatttttttccttcctaaATTTGTGTTTCCTCTTTTTGCAGTTTCTGCATTCTACGCAGAATGTTTAAGTAAGAAGATCCAATTCAATGCTCACATTTGGACCAAGTCCAAGTTCCTCGGCATGTCTATAGGCGTTTATAATATCGGGCaaggtacagtacatttttcacacacgtacacaaagcTCATGCTCATGTTTTGACTTGATGCGGTTCTCCATGCAGGTTGCGTGTCATGTTTAGAGCACGATGAACATTACATCCTCAACTTCCCCAACGGATACGGCAGGTACGcgtttctctttctctctctctttctctctctctctctctctctctttctttcttccccCGACGCACAATTGACTGACCTGAGCCGTGTGTGCAGGTCCATTTTGACCGTGCCGTGGGTTGAGCTGGGCGGGGAGTGCAACATCTCCTGCTCCAAATCGGGCTACAGCGCCAACATCGTGTTCCACACCAAACCCTTCTACGGAGGCAAGAAGCACAGAATCACCGCAGAGATTTTGTAAGAAGGAAAATCCGCAATAACTTCAAAAAGCCCCCTGGCAGTTTTGATAACATCACAACTTTGTTGATTGTCTTTTGCAGTGCACCGAATGATAAGAAGTCTTTCTGCTCCATTGAAGGCGAATGGAACGGAGTGATGTATTCCAAGTGGGCCACAGGAGTGAGTTTTCCCTCGGGCTTCACAagaaaaaattaatttgttgGGCTACTGCTGAGAGACAAGTTTTCTCACTTATGCTAATGTTTGTAACTCATTCAGTTGACCCTTGAGGCTgcccaaaaaatctattatagcatttttcctaaaattgcatgaatctaatagcaattttctattcttctaattctaatttctagttcctgattatGAAATGGCCCCAAGAGGGGTTGCAAGTAACGATACTTTGATATAAGTTTGGATATgagcctggtatcggtactcgtccaTCCCTTCCCGTCCATTCGAGTGGGTCCAGAACATAAACGGGAGTAATCGTATCAGTTTTGGCACACAATTTCTGAGGCAATGGCCTATTCTATTGTCGCTcatctcattcactcccagccattttcacagaagcaacccccttcactcccggctgtttgactgattttgcaaggcccacggaatattgtgttctattgctataaaaacatgaaacctaccaaaataaagattgtctcttctttcatcaggaaaaaaagtatacttctatctgtttacgttttgcagcaattagcattagaatataactaagtttgatcattattcacaaatctatttagaattctgagtaattgaggttttttctacatggccctggttcatttcctatgctctgctaccacctactggccgtttgtgtaataactaccatttcttcaaccgttctttacAGTTgagggctgcatcaaagccttctgtatgctctagcatttaaaaaaacgtataaatacgtctttgggacacttaacacATTTGCAATAgaacgtatatatacgtttttgggagcaaatgagttaatatgtccTATCCAAATGAAGAACAAAAATGAATCCCTGAATATTCAATGTGTTGCAGGAGAACACGTCGTTCATTGACACTAAGAGGATGGGCATCATTAAGAAGAAAGTGAGGAAGCTGGAAGACCAGCTAACGTATGAGTCTCGAAGGTGagacatttcaacattttttgccagtCTTGTACGTCGCAGAACTCCGgaaaagagagggggaaaaaaacaaatgactttCCTCCCCGTCCCACCCGACAGACTTTGGAGAGACGTGACCCTCAACCTGAAGCTCAAAGACATCGACGCCGCAACGGAAGCCAAACATCAGCTGGAGGAGAAGCAGAGAGTGGAAGCAAGGGAGAGGAAGGAGAACGAGCAGCAATGGGAGACCAGGGTGAGCCTGACGGACATTTTAACCTAGTTCAGGGGTCGGCAACCTGGGGCTCTCGagtcacatgtggctctttagtctcGATCCTGtggatctaaaaaataaatgtttttttacatatttattttttgataaaatattatttaaataaattaatgattttgtttgaaaaactaataattaagtattcaaaaaatgtaagagTCCAatttaaattgacaaaaaaagagagatgaaaggtagatggaaaaagtttcaaaaattacctaaaaatgtccaaaagggaagaggaaaagcagagaATTACCATGTTCAAAAAGTACCCATAAAATGGCCAGATAAAAACAGAAATCGCAAACATTTGCATAAAATATCTTgggaattgcaaaaaaaaaaaaaagtcagaaaactttgaggcagaaaagaaaacgttcaaaaactatataatgtccaaaaactaaataagaaatcccaaaatgtaccataaaatgttcacaaaattgccCCCAAAGGCAAAAAACGCATTGAAGAAAAGgctggaaagaaaatgttcaaaaagtaaccataatgtccaaaaacaaaataaatcctaaaaattactatacatacacaaaattgttaaaaatgtcagaaattttatagcaaaaaagacagaattattatttatttatttattttaaatagccATAGAATGtccaaaaattgccaaaattgtatgaaaaattacaaaaacaaacccaatcttcaaatgttttgcagttccagacacatttttggttatttatttggcctaaaatggccatTTTGACAGAAAAGGTTTCCGACCTCTGACCTAGTGGAATTTTTCGCAACAGTCATCTGACTAAGTGTTGTTTCTCTGTGTGCAGCTATTCCACGAGGACGGCGAGTGCTGGGTGTACGACGAGCCACTATTAAAGAGACTAGCCTCTCCTCGACCCTGAGGAGCGAAACGTGTACATGgacgccgcccccccccccccccccccctcgcactACATGCATTAAGTTTGAACGCACACTGCAGAGTCTTCATAAGAACTCTTTAGCAAAGACCACTCGTTGTCCGAGCCTTGGACTGACTGAGCGCCGATGACGTCGCGTACGCTGCTTTGCATCTGACTGTATAACGATGGAAACGAATGATATTAAACCGAAGGCACCCAAGATGATCATTCGTAACGCTTGACTCCTTACCTTAGCAGCGAGGCCCCAATTCTTCATCCAGGGTGCTGAAATGGAATAAATAACCGTTTGACATGTAAAACCGAGCTTGACATCTCAGGGAATCTGGCGACCGAAGAAAGCAAAGCCCCCTCCAAGAGTCTGGCagccttatgatgatgatgacgatggtgGAATGGATGAACCTTCTTAACTAGGCGGGGAAGATGTTCTCTGCTTGCCTGCAACTGttgtttatatataaatatagatatacatatattctttttttttaatttttctttctgGCAATAGTGCAAAATATTTGAGCATAATGAAATGATTGAGAAAGCATCCTGTGGTCACGTTTGATATTCTGCTCTCATTTCAAGTTTGTTTTGGTCATCGTAGGATACGGTTAAGGGCCACAGAAGCCATGGAATCTGAACACATTGATAGAAATCCACTTATGCAATTTAAAGGTTATCAACAATGCTTGTCGAAGTTGAAAGGACGTTGAACAATCTCATGAATGTGTTTCTATGTAACCTGAACAAATGATCGTTTGTGGCTTTTTGTTCCATGATGACAATGTTCTCTTCCGTACGCATCACCTTGCTTAAGGGTTAGAGGGagttgtaaacaaaaacacacacacagttttttttggtagtaGTGCTACCGTACAATTcatgtgggtttttttcccactcaaaTTGTGAACACTGAGGGATATTCTACTCTATTCAACTCAAATtttattttcccaaaatgttCTTCATTTCTTGAGTTACACTGACATAGACGCTGGATCAAAATGCAATGGAtgatacaataataaataaataaattccaactGAAAATGCTGAAGAACATCTAATGTAATTTTGTCTACGGctagttatttta
This window contains:
- the osbpl9 gene encoding oxysterol-binding protein-related protein 9 isoform X5, with amino-acid sequence MVESIKHCIVLLQIAKDQSNEQQHANGLISTINPVDGIYQPPLDTPVANTTMPTQTTLPTDTSQVCKSDQRPSTLPVGPVVTVMGSLQTPTPNSTGSGPSGPNSGVTSPSLMPLPSHSVPDFSYSSSEDEFYDADEFYQSTTSPKHCMNPSGPPAASSLNNDEDTTLKRPDTTESLNSTMSNGTTEPDPFDSHDDRDDDGEGESVEEHKSVIMHLLSQVRLGMDLTKVVLPTFILERRSLLEMYADFFAHPDLFVSIAEQPDPRERMVHVVKWYLSAFHAGRKSSVAKKPYNPILGEVFFCHWDLPCKTEEPSTHVSSTPAPVQDTLSDDPVPWSSPNNVSFVAEQVSHHPPISAFYAECLSKKIQFNAHIWTKSKFLGMSIGVYNIGQGCVSCLEHDEHYILNFPNGYGRSILTVPWVELGGECNISCSKSGYSANIVFHTKPFYGGKKHRITAEIFAPNDKKSFCSIEGEWNGVMYSKWATGENTSFIDTKRMGIIKKKVRKLEDQLTYESRRLWRDVTLNLKLKDIDAATEAKHQLEEKQRVEARERKENEQQWETRLFHEDGECWVYDEPLLKRLASPRP
- the osbpl9 gene encoding oxysterol-binding protein-related protein 9 isoform X3, yielding MASIMEGPLSKWTNVMKGWQYRWFVLDYNAGLLSYYTSKDKMMRGSRRGCVRLRGAVIGIDDEDDSTFTITVDQKTFHFQARDADEREKWIHALEGTILRHTHQLREAETGFVPSVQDFDRKLAEADAYLQILIDQLKLFDEKIKDCKEDESRRKIENLKETTCSMVESIKHCIVLLQIAKSTINPVDGIYQPPLDTPVANTTMPTQTTLPTDTSQVCKSDQRPSTLPVGPVVTVMGSLQTPTPNSTGSGPSGPNSGVTSPSLMPLPSHSVPDFSYSSSEDEFYDADEFYQSTTSPKHCMNPSGPPAASSLNNDEDTTLKRPDTTESLNSTMSNGTTEPDPFDSHDDRDDDGEGESVEEHKSVIMHLLSQVRLGMDLTKVVLPTFILERRSLLEMYADFFAHPDLFVSIAEQPDPRERMVHVVKWYLSAFHAGRKSSVAKKPYNPILGEVFFCHWDLPCKTEEPSTHVSSTPAPVQDTLSDDPVPWSSPNNVSFVAEQVSHHPPISAFYAECLSKKIQFNAHIWTKSKFLGMSIGVYNIGQGCVSCLEHDEHYILNFPNGYGRSILTVPWVELGGECNISCSKSGYSANIVFHTKPFYGGKKHRITAEIFAPNDKKSFCSIEGEWNGVMYSKWATGENTSFIDTKRMGIIKKKVRKLEDQLTYESRRLWRDVTLNLKLKDIDAATEAKHQLEEKQRVEARERKENEQQWETRLFHEDGECWVYDEPLLKRLASPRP
- the osbpl9 gene encoding oxysterol-binding protein-related protein 9 isoform X2, which produces MASIMEGPLSKWTNVMKGWQYRWFVLDYNAGLLSYYTSKDKMMRGSRRGCVRLRGAVIGIDDEDDSTFTITVDQKTFHFQARDADEREKWIHALEGTILRHTHQLREAETGFVPSVQDFDRKLAEADAYLQILIDQLKLFDEKIKDCKEDESRRKIENLKETTCSMVESIKHCIVLLQIAKDQSNEQQHANGLISTINPVDGIYQPPLDTPVANTTMPTQTTLPTDTSQVCKSDQRPSTLPVGPVVTVMGSLQTPTPNSTGSGPSGPNSGVTSPSLMPLPSHSVPDFSYSSSEDEFYDADEFYQSTTSPKHCMNPSGPPAASSLNNDEDTTLKRPDTTESLNSTMSNGTTEPDPFDSHDDRDDDGEGESVEEHKSVIMHLLSQVRLGMDLTKVVLPTFILERRSLLEMYADFFAHPDLFVSIAEQPDPRERMVHVVKWYLSAFHAGRKSSVAKKPYNPILGEVFFCHWDLPCKTEEPSTHVDTLSDDPVPWSSPNNVSFVAEQVSHHPPISAFYAECLSKKIQFNAHIWTKSKFLGMSIGVYNIGQGCVSCLEHDEHYILNFPNGYGRSILTVPWVELGGECNISCSKSGYSANIVFHTKPFYGGKKHRITAEIFAPNDKKSFCSIEGEWNGVMYSKWATGENTSFIDTKRMGIIKKKVRKLEDQLTYESRRLWRDVTLNLKLKDIDAATEAKHQLEEKQRVEARERKENEQQWETRLFHEDGECWVYDEPLLKRLASPRP
- the osbpl9 gene encoding oxysterol-binding protein-related protein 9 isoform X4, which encodes MSIGGRHPEAETGFVPSVQDFDRKLAEADAYLQILIDQLKLFDEKIKDCKEDESRRKIENLKETTCSMVESIKHCIVLLQIAKDQSNEQQHANGLISTINPVDGIYQPPLDTPVANTTMPTQTTLPTDTSQVCKSDQRPSTLPVGPVVTVMGSLQTPTPNSTGSGPSGPNSGVTSPSLMPLPSHSVPDFSYSSSEDEFYDADEFYQSTTSPKHCMNPSGPPAASSLNNDEDTTLKRPDTTESLNSTMSNGTTEPDPFDSHDDRDDDGEGESVEEHKSVIMHLLSQVRLGMDLTKVVLPTFILERRSLLEMYADFFAHPDLFVSIAEQPDPRERMVHVVKWYLSAFHAGRKSSVAKKPYNPILGEVFFCHWDLPCKTEEPSTHVSSTPAPVQDTLSDDPVPWSSPNNVSFVAEQVSHHPPISAFYAECLSKKIQFNAHIWTKSKFLGMSIGVYNIGQGCVSCLEHDEHYILNFPNGYGRSILTVPWVELGGECNISCSKSGYSANIVFHTKPFYGGKKHRITAEIFAPNDKKSFCSIEGEWNGVMYSKWATGENTSFIDTKRMGIIKKKVRKLEDQLTYESRRLWRDVTLNLKLKDIDAATEAKHQLEEKQRVEARERKENEQQWETRLFHEDGECWVYDEPLLKRLASPRP
- the osbpl9 gene encoding oxysterol-binding protein-related protein 9 isoform X1; the encoded protein is MASIMEGPLSKWTNVMKGWQYRWFVLDYNAGLLSYYTSKDKMMRGSRRGCVRLRGAVIGIDDEDDSTFTITVDQKTFHFQARDADEREKWIHALEGTILRHTHQLREAETGFVPSVQDFDRKLAEADAYLQILIDQLKLFDEKIKDCKEDESRRKIENLKETTCSMVESIKHCIVLLQIAKDQSNEQQHANGLISTINPVDGIYQPPLDTPVANTTMPTQTTLPTDTSQVCKSDQRPSTLPVGPVVTVMGSLQTPTPNSTGSGPSGPNSGVTSPSLMPLPSHSVPDFSYSSSEDEFYDADEFYQSTTSPKHCMNPSGPPAASSLNNDEDTTLKRPDTTESLNSTMSNGTTEPDPFDSHDDRDDDGEGESVEEHKSVIMHLLSQVRLGMDLTKVVLPTFILERRSLLEMYADFFAHPDLFVSIAEQPDPRERMVHVVKWYLSAFHAGRKSSVAKKPYNPILGEVFFCHWDLPCKTEEPSTHVSSTPAPVQDTLSDDPVPWSSPNNVSFVAEQVSHHPPISAFYAECLSKKIQFNAHIWTKSKFLGMSIGVYNIGQGCVSCLEHDEHYILNFPNGYGRSILTVPWVELGGECNISCSKSGYSANIVFHTKPFYGGKKHRITAEIFAPNDKKSFCSIEGEWNGVMYSKWATGENTSFIDTKRMGIIKKKVRKLEDQLTYESRRLWRDVTLNLKLKDIDAATEAKHQLEEKQRVEARERKENEQQWETRLFHEDGECWVYDEPLLKRLASPRP